In Sedimenticola thiotaurini, the following proteins share a genomic window:
- a CDS encoding type II and III secretion system protein family protein, translating into MSYNKKIIATLGLFALLIASVSTSALADNFRLYVGDMQVLKLGKITRVAVGNGNLLSTSILENGNLLVLAEKEGDTELQIWLENGNQVRHKIYITKQDSTRTSSEIRGVLQNLPNLTLRKVGENTIIEGSVTEQTSQLIDKVAAKYSDLINLTTISSLGDISALLSSLTGLKVSQVGKYAVIEGSVDADGKTLIEAAKSVFPTILDLTNQTKLALKPTISLNVQITEFNTNKLDELGIRWSTSFNGPSIGYTQDFADKGVATVLENQNVLSVTGATIAGNGHGFFGLATLITSAINIAVTDGDALILASPTLTAKSGGKAEFLSGGQIPIPVPGPDGTTTIEFKDYGISLKVEPEAGINGNVSAKVEAEVSTIDASVTVNGVPGIRTRKTLTEANLRDGETLVISGLVNNEVSKDTDKVAWLGDLPILGPLFRSTSFRNNRSDLVIFITPTVVDTQSASNQAAIEKAQELRQAFFESINESDEILD; encoded by the coding sequence ATGTCTTACAATAAAAAGATCATCGCCACCCTGGGACTATTTGCCTTGCTCATCGCGTCCGTCAGCACTTCAGCCCTGGCGGACAACTTCAGGCTCTATGTGGGTGACATGCAGGTACTCAAACTGGGCAAGATCACCCGGGTCGCAGTGGGCAATGGTAACCTGCTCAGCACCTCTATCCTGGAGAATGGCAATCTGCTGGTACTGGCGGAAAAAGAGGGCGATACCGAGTTGCAGATCTGGCTGGAGAATGGCAACCAGGTCCGTCACAAGATCTACATCACCAAACAGGACTCCACCCGAACCTCTTCAGAGATACGCGGCGTACTGCAAAACCTGCCCAACCTGACCTTAAGGAAAGTGGGCGAAAACACAATCATAGAGGGATCGGTCACGGAACAGACCAGTCAACTGATTGACAAGGTTGCCGCCAAGTACAGCGACCTGATCAACCTCACCACCATCAGCAGCCTGGGTGACATCTCCGCCCTCCTGTCATCGCTGACCGGACTTAAGGTCAGCCAGGTCGGCAAGTATGCGGTCATCGAAGGTTCGGTGGATGCGGATGGCAAGACCCTTATTGAAGCGGCCAAATCAGTCTTCCCCACCATTCTGGACCTTACCAACCAGACCAAACTGGCACTCAAGCCGACCATTTCACTGAATGTGCAGATCACCGAGTTCAATACCAACAAACTGGATGAACTGGGTATTCGCTGGAGCACCAGTTTTAACGGCCCCTCCATCGGCTACACGCAGGACTTCGCCGACAAGGGCGTCGCCACGGTCCTGGAAAACCAGAATGTACTCAGTGTTACCGGCGCCACAATCGCCGGTAATGGTCATGGCTTTTTCGGACTGGCCACTCTGATCACTTCGGCGATCAATATCGCCGTGACCGATGGTGACGCACTGATCCTCGCCTCGCCCACCCTGACTGCCAAGAGTGGCGGCAAAGCGGAATTCCTCTCCGGCGGGCAGATTCCGATTCCGGTACCCGGCCCGGATGGCACCACCACCATCGAATTCAAGGATTACGGCATCTCCCTGAAGGTGGAGCCGGAGGCCGGCATCAATGGCAACGTGTCGGCCAAAGTCGAGGCGGAAGTCAGTACTATCGATGCATCGGTAACCGTCAACGGTGTTCCCGGCATACGTACCCGCAAGACCCTGACCGAGGCGAATCTTCGCGATGGTGAAACCCTGGTCATCAGCGGACTGGTCAACAACGAAGTTTCCAAGGATACGGACAAAGTGGCCTGGCTGGGTGACCTGCCCATACTGGGGCCGCTGTTCCGCTCCACTTCGTTCCGCAACAACCGCAGTGACCTGGTGATCTTTATTACCCCCACCGTGGTGGATACTCAAAGCGCCAGCAATCAGGCTGCGATCGAAAAGGCGCAGGAACTCCGCCAGGCCTTTTTCGAATCCATTAACGAAAGCGATGAGATTCTCGACTGA
- a CDS encoding ATPase, T2SS/T4P/T4SS family: MFDVIVITDKGKNTKRIRCAIKQCTIGKSRENLVQIRGWRIAPVHARLEMTDKGIYVEDVSEGIGTSVNGSRIDYYGPLRSADIINIGSYDFRVGNAVGEDIEETPAFAAEPEPLDDKDWTMETFVGQAIQADDKETTKVNVEKQRIYLWRNRVHQELLRMMDLRRTNVGDMDEDELRLRVEQMIDEIMGGMESQLPDYINKDDLKREVLNEAVGLGPLEELLADEDVTEIMVNSYDDIYVEQRGRLTKSDVAFSSDEAVMSAIERIVSPLGRRIDESSPMVDARLADGSRVNAIIPPLALKGPCITIRKFSKTKLTDQDLIRFGTINENMVKLLKTAVEQRQNIVISGGTGSGKTTLLNILSNFIPVTERIVTVEDAAELKLSQPHLVSLESRPPNLEGKGAVTIRDLVKNCLRMRPDRIVVGECRSGEALDMLQAMNTGHDGSLTTAHANSPRDVISRLEVMVMMSGMELPVRAIREQISSAVNLIVQQSRLADGSRKVTHISEITGMEGDVVQLNDIFLFKQEGFDSDGNVVGHFESTGQVPQFFEGLRARGIPVDMTIF, translated from the coding sequence ATGTTTGATGTCATTGTCATTACCGATAAAGGTAAAAATACCAAGCGCATTCGCTGTGCAATCAAGCAGTGCACCATCGGCAAATCCCGGGAAAACCTGGTACAGATTCGCGGCTGGCGTATTGCCCCCGTACATGCCCGGCTGGAGATGACCGATAAGGGGATCTACGTAGAGGACGTCAGCGAAGGTATCGGCACCTCGGTGAACGGTTCCCGCATCGACTATTACGGACCGCTCAGAAGCGCCGACATTATCAATATCGGCAGTTACGATTTCCGTGTCGGCAACGCTGTCGGAGAAGATATCGAAGAGACCCCCGCGTTCGCCGCGGAGCCGGAACCCCTGGATGACAAAGACTGGACCATGGAGACCTTTGTCGGTCAGGCCATCCAGGCCGACGACAAGGAGACCACCAAGGTCAATGTCGAAAAACAACGCATCTACCTCTGGCGCAACCGTGTCCACCAGGAGTTGCTGCGCATGATGGATCTGCGCAGAACCAACGTGGGCGACATGGATGAGGATGAACTGCGCCTGCGTGTTGAACAGATGATCGACGAGATCATGGGCGGCATGGAAAGCCAGCTGCCGGACTACATCAACAAAGACGATCTGAAACGCGAGGTGCTCAATGAAGCGGTGGGGCTGGGCCCCCTGGAGGAGTTGCTGGCGGACGAGGATGTCACCGAGATCATGGTCAACAGCTATGATGATATCTATGTGGAACAGAGGGGCCGCCTGACCAAGAGTGATGTGGCTTTCAGCAGTGATGAGGCGGTGATGTCGGCGATCGAACGGATCGTCTCCCCGCTGGGACGGCGTATTGACGAGAGCTCGCCGATGGTGGATGCCCGCCTGGCGGATGGCTCCCGCGTCAACGCCATCATCCCGCCACTGGCGTTGAAGGGCCCCTGCATCACGATTCGAAAGTTTTCCAAGACCAAGCTGACCGACCAGGATCTGATCAGGTTCGGCACCATTAACGAGAACATGGTCAAGCTGCTGAAAACCGCCGTTGAGCAGCGCCAGAACATCGTGATATCCGGCGGTACCGGCTCCGGTAAAACCACCCTGCTTAATATTCTCTCCAACTTCATCCCGGTCACGGAACGCATCGTCACCGTGGAGGATGCGGCCGAACTGAAACTCAGTCAGCCGCACCTGGTCTCGCTGGAGTCCCGCCCACCCAACCTGGAGGGCAAAGGGGCGGTCACCATCCGTGATCTGGTTAAGAACTGCCTGCGCATGCGTCCGGACCGGATCGTGGTGGGTGAGTGCCGCTCAGGCGAGGCGCTGGATATGTTACAGGCGATGAACACCGGTCACGACGGCTCGCTCACCACCGCCCATGCCAACAGTCCCCGGGATGTGATCTCCCGACTGGAGGTGATGGTGATGATGTCCGGCATGGAGTTGCCGGTGCGGGCCATCCGGGAGCAGATATCATCAGCGGTCAACCTGATTGTGCAGCAATCCCGGCTCGCCGATGGCAGCCGTAAAGTGACCCATATCTCGGAGATCACCGGCATGGAAGGTGACGTGGTGCAACTCAACGATATCTTTCTGTTCAAGCAGGAAGGCTTCGACTCGGATGGCAACGTGGTGGGGCATTTTGAATCCACCGGCCAGGTACCACAGTTCTTCGAAGGACTGCGGGCACGGGGTATCCCGGTAGACATGACGATCTTCTGA
- a CDS encoding type II secretion system F family protein produces the protein MDLTVALPSTLSTNMLLWSSLLLLFVAFFIIAYILVIRGRSFWGEYEAVFKDTASVNMEDMFLFIDPARLFFYNVLALVILPLLALLLTGDIIVTLVVALLVMVVPFYIYKAARKRRLRTFEKQLPDALGIVSSSLTAGASLNIALESLVKEQPAPLSQEFILFLRERRIGLDFDIALRNMERRLPVPDFLMFGAAMRISREVGGNLAETLDTLSDTLRKKAAMEGKIESLTAQGKMQGYVMTGLPLFLGLLLSFLEPEAMSLLFTTAIGWGTVAVIVVMELLGFIFIRKVTNIDI, from the coding sequence ATGGACCTGACCGTAGCACTGCCCAGTACACTATCTACGAACATGCTGCTCTGGAGCAGTCTGCTGCTGCTCTTCGTGGCATTCTTTATCATCGCCTACATCCTGGTCATCCGGGGACGCTCCTTCTGGGGTGAATACGAAGCCGTTTTCAAGGACACCGCCAGCGTCAACATGGAGGATATGTTCCTGTTCATCGATCCGGCCCGGCTGTTCTTCTACAACGTCCTGGCGCTGGTGATTCTGCCCCTGCTGGCACTGCTGCTCACCGGTGACATTATTGTCACATTGGTGGTGGCCCTGCTGGTCATGGTGGTGCCATTCTATATCTACAAGGCGGCCCGGAAACGGCGCCTGCGCACTTTTGAAAAGCAGCTGCCGGATGCCCTCGGGATCGTCTCGAGCAGTCTGACCGCCGGCGCCAGTCTGAATATCGCTCTGGAGAGCCTGGTCAAGGAACAACCGGCACCACTCTCCCAGGAGTTCATCCTGTTTCTACGTGAACGGCGGATCGGCCTCGATTTTGACATCGCCCTGCGCAACATGGAGCGCCGCCTGCCGGTGCCGGACTTTCTGATGTTTGGTGCGGCCATGCGGATCTCCCGTGAAGTGGGCGGCAACCTGGCTGAAACACTGGACACGCTCAGTGACACACTGCGCAAAAAGGCGGCCATGGAGGGGAAGATAGAGAGTCTTACCGCCCAGGGCAAGATGCAGGGTTATGTGATGACCGGGCTGCCGCTGTTTCTGGGCCTGCTGCTGTCGTTTCTGGAACCTGAGGCGATGTCGTTGCTGTTCACCACCGCAATCGGCTGGGGCACCGTGGCAGTTATCGTTGTCATGGAACTGCTCGGTTTTATCTTTATACGCAAAGTCACCAATATCGACATCTGA
- a CDS encoding type II secretion system F family protein codes for MEILYIAAVLMLGLSTLFWVLLVGTAAPAIDSEDRSYMDPLPPMLKLLWPFILLLSNTLVQLYSNRYLDNTEEKLQKTGVGYLMTAEQFVALRYLSAIITFGMALLMVAALQPKESTLILLLAPLGGFLFPLVWLSDVRKRRTKAVIKALPVYLDFITMAIEAGLNLSGALQQAMQKGPAGPLRNEFAIVMRDLRSGSTRAEAFKRMADRLDIAEITSFVNALVQAERMGGSMATTMRIQSEQRRSERFQRAEKQAMQAPVKLIFPLIVFIFPVTFIILGFPIAMKFLNN; via the coding sequence ATGGAAATACTCTACATCGCCGCCGTACTCATGCTGGGCCTCAGCACGCTGTTCTGGGTACTGCTTGTGGGCACCGCAGCACCGGCGATAGACAGCGAAGACCGCAGCTACATGGATCCACTGCCCCCCATGTTGAAGCTGTTGTGGCCGTTTATTCTGTTGCTCTCCAATACACTGGTTCAGCTTTACTCCAATCGCTACCTGGACAATACCGAAGAGAAACTGCAGAAGACCGGTGTCGGCTACCTGATGACCGCGGAACAGTTCGTGGCACTGCGTTATCTGTCAGCCATTATCACCTTTGGAATGGCGCTGTTAATGGTGGCGGCACTGCAACCCAAGGAGTCCACACTGATCCTGTTGCTGGCCCCATTGGGTGGCTTCCTGTTTCCACTGGTCTGGCTGTCCGATGTGCGCAAGCGGCGAACCAAGGCGGTGATCAAGGCGCTGCCGGTCTACCTCGACTTCATCACCATGGCGATCGAGGCCGGGCTTAACCTCTCCGGCGCCCTGCAACAGGCGATGCAAAAGGGCCCCGCCGGCCCCCTGCGCAACGAGTTCGCCATCGTGATGCGGGACCTGCGATCCGGCTCCACCCGTGCCGAGGCCTTCAAACGCATGGCTGACCGGCTGGATATCGCGGAGATCACCAGCTTTGTAAACGCCCTTGTGCAGGCTGAACGGATGGGCGGCAGCATGGCCACCACCATGCGGATCCAGTCCGAACAGCGCCGCAGTGAACGTTTTCAGCGGGCGGAAAAACAGGCTATGCAGGCGCCGGTGAAGTTAATATTTCCCCTGATTGTTTTCATATTCCCGGTCACCTTCATCATCCTGGGTTTTCCCATCGCCATGAAGTTTCTGAATAACTGA
- a CDS encoding DUF192 domain-containing protein has product MERTKGLLGKPPLEADQALWIQPCNSVHTFGMKSELDIVYLNHQGVVKKIVPALAPRRTSLCLGARSVIELQAGIINTNGITIGDRVEWIENNP; this is encoded by the coding sequence ATGGAACGGACAAAAGGTCTGCTCGGTAAACCACCGCTTGAGGCGGATCAGGCGCTGTGGATACAGCCCTGTAATTCGGTACACACTTTCGGCATGAAGAGTGAACTGGACATCGTCTACCTGAATCACCAGGGTGTGGTGAAGAAGATCGTACCGGCGCTGGCACCCCGCCGCACCTCGCTCTGCCTGGGGGCCCGTAGCGTGATCGAATTGCAGGCGGGTATCATCAATACAAACGGCATAACCATCGGGGACCGGGTGGAATGGATAGAGAACAACCCATGA
- a CDS encoding tetratricopeptide repeat protein has product MRYLIAIGLLVLLTACQPNSPLIRDTDTGDRSLMSIRTEAIDTYQRRDYQAALPLYIHLTNEVTTDPELWFQLGNIYARLKQPEPAIEAYRAALKLNPRYSKAWHNMGVVQIQQSTNTFTQMLQNTPIHDPLYARGEAISQQLLTILGKKTPLPAPQPGQQETGGQE; this is encoded by the coding sequence ATGAGATACCTCATTGCAATCGGCCTGTTGGTGCTGCTCACCGCCTGCCAGCCCAACTCCCCCCTGATTCGGGACACAGACACCGGCGACAGGAGCCTGATGAGCATCCGCACGGAAGCCATCGATACTTATCAGCGGCGCGACTATCAAGCCGCCCTACCCCTGTATATCCACCTGACCAACGAAGTGACCACCGACCCGGAACTCTGGTTCCAGCTGGGCAACATCTACGCCCGCCTGAAACAACCGGAACCGGCTATTGAAGCCTATCGTGCCGCCTTGAAGCTCAACCCGCGCTACAGCAAGGCCTGGCACAACATGGGCGTGGTGCAGATTCAACAATCCACCAACACCTTTACCCAGATGCTGCAGAACACACCGATCCATGATCCGCTCTATGCCCGTGGTGAGGCCATATCGCAACAGCTGCTGACCATTCTGGGTAAAAAAACGCCTCTCCCTGCCCCCCAACCCGGGCAACAGGAAACCGGAGGGCAGGAGTAA
- a CDS encoding TadE/TadG family type IV pilus assembly protein, translating to MERGNSAHRQRGQAMVETVVIIFATLLLLLGIIQFALIYNAKTTLTYAAFEAVRAGAVNYADRRAIEYALARGLSPLYTSVNPADGMMDKINSVKASRDRVLAEILAGDYVLIERINPSPTVFSAHGIPDPNGKFTKVIPNDNLIYRSALPKGGVSIQDANLLKLRVTYCYPMYVPIISNTIKRLMGLMSDPDPIPGWTPPKLDAFKSKCYQDNRFPIVAQGIARMQTPAKADW from the coding sequence ATGGAGAGGGGCAACAGCGCCCATCGGCAGCGGGGCCAGGCCATGGTTGAAACTGTCGTAATCATTTTTGCGACGCTGTTGTTACTGCTGGGGATCATCCAGTTCGCCCTGATCTACAATGCAAAAACAACCCTCACCTATGCCGCATTTGAGGCCGTCCGTGCCGGCGCAGTGAACTATGCCGACCGCCGGGCCATTGAATACGCCCTCGCCAGAGGCCTCTCTCCACTCTACACTTCAGTCAACCCGGCGGATGGCATGATGGATAAAATCAACAGCGTCAAGGCGAGCCGCGATCGGGTGCTGGCGGAGATACTGGCCGGGGATTACGTTCTCATAGAGCGAATCAACCCGTCGCCCACCGTCTTTTCCGCCCATGGCATCCCGGACCCGAACGGAAAATTCACCAAGGTCATACCGAATGACAACCTGATCTATCGGTCTGCCCTACCGAAGGGCGGGGTGTCAATCCAGGACGCCAATCTGCTCAAGCTACGTGTCACCTACTGCTATCCCATGTATGTGCCGATCATATCCAACACCATCAAACGGTTGATGGGGCTGATGTCCGATCCCGACCCCATACCCGGCTGGACGCCACCCAAACTCGACGCCTTCAAAAGCAAGTGTTATCAGGACAACCGGTTCCCGATCGTGGCGCAGGGCATCGCCCGCATGCAGACGCCGGCAAAAGCGGACTGGTAA
- a CDS encoding FecR family protein, with protein sequence MKRSVWMFILLGLLSVNSQAAAPAGQVVFSTGEAKAIDESGIQRQLNKGDAVLSGDTLETENGLLQVKFSDGGFMSFKPHSRFEIQEYRFNGVSDGQERSHFKLMRGGLRTVTGQIGKTNRTAYRINTPSATIGIRGTKFLLDLDNGLTVHMGEDGALEVHDQAGGMRFLSAMEVFAAGGRDVVIDLLRTGGLEALLPVGSALLGSGGRSVPFVSGEQLDASGLPVGVTISDGMPPVSNQLPMP encoded by the coding sequence ATGAAAAGATCTGTGTGGATGTTCATTCTGTTGGGACTGCTTTCCGTTAACAGTCAGGCTGCTGCACCGGCAGGCCAGGTGGTTTTCAGTACCGGAGAGGCCAAGGCGATCGATGAATCCGGTATCCAGCGTCAGCTGAACAAGGGAGATGCGGTGCTGAGCGGCGATACCCTGGAAACCGAGAATGGCCTGTTGCAGGTAAAGTTTTCCGATGGCGGTTTCATGTCGTTCAAGCCCCACAGTCGGTTTGAGATCCAGGAGTACCGGTTCAACGGTGTATCGGATGGCCAGGAGCGCAGTCACTTCAAGTTGATGAGAGGCGGTCTGCGCACCGTCACGGGCCAGATCGGCAAGACAAATCGTACCGCTTACCGGATCAACACCCCCTCGGCGACGATCGGTATTCGCGGCACCAAGTTTTTGCTGGATCTGGATAACGGACTGACCGTCCATATGGGTGAGGACGGTGCCCTGGAGGTCCATGACCAGGCGGGCGGCATGCGCTTTCTCAGTGCCATGGAGGTCTTTGCCGCCGGAGGCAGGGACGTGGTGATTGATCTGTTGAGAACGGGTGGACTGGAAGCCCTGTTGCCGGTGGGTAGCGCCCTGCTGGGCAGTGGTGGCCGCAGTGTACCCTTTGTCTCGGGGGAGCAACTCGATGCCAGTGGCCTCCCCGTCGGAGTGACTATCTCTGATGGCATGCCCCCTGTGAGTAATCAGTTGCCGATGCCGTAG
- a CDS encoding tetratricopeptide repeat protein, which yields MVTRNLLIGAVLICSLNVLANTGWQQAGQLLESGDAEAAYQLLKPLETTEAGRAEYDALLARSAEQSGRYTEAIFAYERLLTVRPGDLEARYRLARIYFRLGETDNATAAYHAILEQGATAGLREASERDLAALSDGQRFNPTRVSGLAGVKIGYDSNANSATDLSTFTLPGGGIFPPALVSLVPSSLEQSDQFYSLYGRLRVDHQLSANVSLYGGVDLQTKRLDDADTFDSQQHGVIGGIRVARGRDQYRLGISASHYRLDDSDYLKHGHLVAGWSRMIDPKRMVEVRGTWGQLHYTGVQSVRDVDRGVIDLGVTQLFDTVYQPRLRANLYVVQESNRQAGFSHVAHDAVGVQLFGELALAGNLSAYGLVGYEVRDYGGADPLFFRPRDDNYGSVTLGLKYVPAPRWELVPEIRYSQNHSNLGIYEYDRLQATIMLLRRFD from the coding sequence ATGGTAACTAGAAACCTGTTGATCGGAGCCGTGCTCATCTGTTCGCTCAATGTACTGGCCAATACCGGCTGGCAACAGGCTGGCCAGTTGCTGGAGTCGGGTGATGCCGAAGCGGCCTATCAGCTACTCAAGCCGCTCGAAACCACCGAGGCCGGACGGGCCGAGTATGATGCCCTGCTGGCCCGCAGTGCGGAACAGAGCGGTCGTTATACGGAGGCGATATTCGCCTACGAGCGGCTGCTCACCGTTCGGCCCGGGGATCTGGAGGCGCGTTATCGACTGGCACGGATCTATTTCCGGCTGGGTGAAACAGATAATGCAACCGCCGCCTATCACGCCATTCTGGAACAGGGGGCAACCGCCGGACTGCGGGAGGCGAGCGAACGGGATCTGGCGGCACTGAGTGATGGACAGCGTTTTAACCCCACCCGTGTGAGCGGTCTGGCCGGGGTGAAAATCGGTTACGATTCCAACGCCAACAGCGCTACTGACCTGTCCACCTTTACTCTCCCGGGAGGCGGTATCTTCCCCCCTGCGCTGGTCAGCCTGGTACCGTCCAGCCTCGAGCAATCCGATCAGTTTTACAGCCTCTACGGGCGTCTCCGGGTCGATCATCAACTCAGCGCCAATGTGTCACTATACGGCGGGGTGGATCTGCAAACCAAGCGTCTGGACGACGCGGATACCTTTGATTCCCAGCAGCATGGGGTGATTGGTGGGATCAGGGTGGCCCGCGGTCGTGATCAGTACCGGCTTGGGATCAGTGCCAGCCACTACCGGCTTGATGACAGTGACTACCTGAAGCATGGCCACCTGGTCGCCGGCTGGAGTCGTATGATCGATCCAAAGCGGATGGTTGAGGTGCGGGGTACCTGGGGGCAATTGCATTATACCGGGGTGCAGTCTGTACGGGACGTGGACCGGGGTGTGATCGACCTGGGGGTTACCCAGCTGTTTGATACGGTTTATCAACCCCGGTTACGCGCCAACCTGTATGTTGTTCAGGAAAGCAACCGGCAGGCCGGTTTTTCCCACGTAGCCCACGATGCGGTGGGTGTGCAGCTGTTTGGTGAGCTGGCGCTGGCAGGAAATCTCTCCGCGTACGGTTTAGTGGGTTACGAAGTCCGTGATTACGGGGGAGCGGATCCACTCTTTTTCCGCCCACGTGATGATAATTACGGGAGCGTCACCCTGGGGTTGAAATATGTCCCGGCTCCCCGCTGGGAACTGGTGCCGGAAATTCGCTATTCGCAGAACCACTCCAACCTCGGTATCTACGAATATGACCGGCTGCAGGCGACTATTATGCTGCTGAGGCGTTTTGACTAG
- a CDS encoding protein phosphatase 2C domain-containing protein — protein MNYSVELAKGTDAGRVRRLNEDCVAIDPARGVFVLADGMGGHNAGEIASAMAVNFLLDALAGLHDQLHQRRHGDIAPVQLGLHDAVTRCNAQIFQAGRRDARYKGMGTTVVAGLLLEQQLHYVHVGDSRLYRLRDGVLRQLTQDHSLVQEMIQQSGQSEEEVMAAIPGNIVTRALGAEAEVEPAVGSDGLQAGDLYLCCSDGLSDRLTDEAIRTTLVGCEGLPAAVEHLIMQANEAGGEDNISLVLLRIKPASLLTRIRGYFP, from the coding sequence ATGAACTACTCCGTTGAGCTGGCCAAGGGGACAGACGCCGGTCGGGTGCGACGTCTGAATGAGGATTGTGTGGCTATCGATCCCGCCAGAGGGGTATTTGTACTCGCCGACGGGATGGGGGGACACAACGCCGGGGAGATCGCCAGCGCCATGGCGGTAAATTTTTTACTCGATGCCCTGGCCGGTTTACATGATCAGTTGCACCAGCGTAGACATGGTGATATTGCACCGGTCCAGCTCGGTCTGCACGATGCAGTCACCCGGTGCAATGCACAGATATTTCAGGCCGGTCGTCGGGATGCGCGATACAAGGGGATGGGCACCACGGTGGTTGCCGGCCTGCTGCTGGAACAACAGCTGCACTATGTACATGTGGGTGACTCCCGGCTCTACCGTCTGCGGGACGGGGTGTTGCGGCAATTAACTCAGGATCACAGCCTGGTGCAGGAGATGATTCAGCAGTCAGGACAGAGTGAAGAGGAGGTTATGGCCGCTATTCCCGGCAATATTGTTACCCGGGCCCTGGGCGCCGAGGCCGAGGTGGAACCGGCCGTGGGAAGCGACGGGTTACAGGCCGGGGATCTGTACCTCTGCTGCAGTGATGGTCTCAGTGATCGACTGACTGATGAGGCGATTCGAACAACCCTGGTGGGGTGCGAAGGTTTGCCAGCTGCGGTGGAGCACCTGATCATGCAGGCCAACGAAGCGGGCGGCGAGGATAATATCTCGCTGGTACTGCTGCGTATCAAGCCGGCATCGTTATTAACCCGTATCAGGGGTTATTTCCCCTGA